The Deltaproteobacteria bacterium PRO3 genome segment GGCCGCGCGACCTATTCGGTGGTGATCCCGCCGCCCAACGTGACCGGCTCGCTGCACATGGGCCACGCCCTCAACAACACCTTGCAGGACATCCTGGTGCGCTTCGAGCGGATGGAGGGCAAGGCGACCCTCTGGGTCTTCGGCATGGACCACGCCGGCATCGCCACCCAAAACGTCGTCGAGCGCCAGCTGCGCGCCGAGGGCAAGAGCCGCGACGACCTGGGGCGCGAGGCCTTCATCCAGCGGGTCTGGAAGTGGAAGGAAGAGTCCGGCGGCAATATCCGCCACCAGCTCAAAAAACTGGGCTGCTCCCTCGACTACGCCCACGAGCGCTTCACGATGGACGAGGGGCTTTCCAAGGCGGTGCGCGAGGTCTTCGTCAAGCTCTACGAAGAGGGGCTGATCTATCGCGCCCAGCGCCTGATCAACTGGTGCCCGCGCTGCCACACGGCATTGAGCGACCTCGAGGTCGACTACCATGAGGTTAACTCGCATCTT includes the following:
- a CDS encoding valine--tRNA ligase, which translates into the protein MSDSPANEIPKVYEPHEVEKAWWRAWEQAGVFAAPDDPRGRATYSVVIPPPNVTGSLHMGHALNNTLQDILVRFERMEGKATLWVFGMDHAGIATQNVVERQLRAEGKSRDDLGREAFIQRVWKWKEESGGNIRHQLKKLGCSLDYAHERFTMDEGLSKAVREVFVKLYEEGLIYRAQRLINWCPRCHTALSDLEVDYHEVNSHL